Proteins encoded by one window of Salvia splendens isolate huo1 chromosome 5, SspV2, whole genome shotgun sequence:
- the LOC121802358 gene encoding uncharacterized protein LOC121802358, which yields MSENEFILLDHPVHQHPLYLTKFDGTERNQCEGCLRCFFYGEAIYVCTHLCSYPLLHEACAEMPREITLSLHPQHTLIQKQKYCICTVCDYGINFGYCCTNSSCRFDIHPVCVRSIEVMGSSERSCIKHPSHPHHELTLLWRPGRAAWIRCDACGAIHRGNSYLCILCQYSINESCAALPATLDRHHLHDHLLSLAYGLPLEYIEYHLEECQVCYKELLPKYWVYHCGLCKYVAHINCALSTSALMMSNTDVDKNAVAFPINDASEEIIGPFVAKLGIPVISRDNEIVKGKYKLHNPEHQLRLISPSLHDQEENDNSDDDDDVDLNCGLKSKLVCDGCTRPISSLNNYVSCGECNYFLHLTCFQLPVELPSHPFHQQPHHILTLQIPPKLDSVFCNICRFYTNGHFYGCTKCDFKVDIKCVSLPDTIKHEAHPRHNLKLQTQEMTREGYIRPCSVCNWTTHDRVSYKCDVCHIMFHSECALLPKQVSNRRWDKHLLLLTYNASANHPSKFYCEICEENMNPKWWMYHCRECDVSIHTKCLPTTSGEYRNVKFGQRYDLGKLHPHPVVHQLTNRLRCSVCCKRKVYGTLGFQCASDRCDFFMSLKWWCGGNHKDDILAID from the exons atgagtgagaatgagtttaTTCTTCTTGATCATCCCGTCCATCAACATCCACTCTATCTTACCAAATTTGATGGCACTGAAAGAAACCAATGTGAAGGCTGCCTGAGGTGCTTCTTCTACGGTGAGGCGATCTACGTATGCACTCACCTCTGCAGCTACCCACTCTTACACGAAgcatgtgcagaaatgccgcgAGAGATCACTCTCTCCTTGCACCCTCAACACACCCTCATTCAAAAGCAAAAATATTGTATCTGCACAGTCTGTGACTATGGGATCAACTTTGGCTACTGCTGCACCAATAGCTCATGCAGATTCGATATCCACCCAGTTTGCGTGAGGAGCATCGAAGTAATGGGTTCAAGTGAACGCAGCTGCATCAAACACCCGAGCCATCCGCACCACGAGCTGACACTGCTGTGGAGGCCTGGCCGCGCTGCTTGGATAAGGTGCGATGCTTGTGGAGCCATACACCGAGGGAACTCCTATCTCTGCATCCTTTGTCAATATTCCATCAACGAGAGCTGCGCAGCTTTACCTGCCACCCTCGACCGCCACCACCTCCATGACCACCTGCTCTCCCTTGCTTACGGTCTCCCACTTGAATACATCGAGTACCATTTGGAGGAGTGTCAAGTGTGTTACAAGGAGTTGCTACCTAAATACTGGGTCTATCATTGTGGGCTTTGCAAATATGTTGCCCATATCAATTGCGCCCTCTCAACATCTGCCCTCATGAT GAGCAATACTGATGTTGATAAGAATGCTGTCGCGTTTCCTATAAATGACGCATCAGAAGAGATCATCGGACCTTTCGTTGCTAAATTAGGAATACCGGTCATCTCTCGTGATAATGAGATCGTTAAAGGTAAATACAAACTCCATAATCCCGAGCATCAGTTACGTTTAATCTCACCATCACTTCATGATCAAGAGGAAAACGATaatagtgatgatgatgatgatgttgatcttAACTGTGgcttaaaatcaaaattagtaTGCGATGGATGCACCAGACCAATATCATCGTTAAATAACTACGTAAGTTGTGGTGAATGCAATTACTTTCTCCACTTAACTTGCTTCCAGTTACCGGTAGAGCTCCCCTCTCATCCATTCCACCAACAACCTCATCACATCTTAACCCTTCAAATTCCTCCCAAACTCGACTCTGTTTTTTGCAACATTTGTCGATTTTATACAAATGGGCACTTTTATGGTTGCACAAAGTGCGACTTCAAAGTGGATATAAAGTGTGTTTCTCTGCCCGACACCATAAAACACGAAGCTCACCCACGCCATAACCTCAAGCTGCAAACTCAAGAGATGACGAGAGAGGGTTACATCCGGCCCTGCAGCGTATGTAATTGGACTACACATGATCGAGTCTCCTACAAATGTGATGTCTGCCATATCATGTTTCACTCTGAGTGTGCACTGCTGCCGAAACAAGTGAGTAACCGTAGATGGGATAAGCACCTGTTGCTGCTAACGTACAATGCTAGCGCCAACCATCCAAGTAAATTCTACTGCGAAATCTGCGAAGAAaatatgaatccaaagtggtggaTGTATCACTGCAGAGAATGCGATGTTTCCATCCATACAAAATGCTTGCCCACAACGTCGGGGGAGTATCGGAACGTCAAGTTCGGGCAGCGATATGATTTAGGGAAACTTCACCCGCACCCCGTCGTGCATCAACTAACCAATAGGTTGCGTTGCAGCGTCTGTTGTAAAAGGAAGGTTTATGGTACCCTTGGATTTCAGTGTGCTTCAGATAGATGTGACTTCTTCATGTCTTTAAAATGGTGGTGTGGAGGAAATCACAAAGATGACATAC